The nucleotide sequence CCAGGAACCCCTTCGCAGGTAGGTCCGGGTCTCCGGCCGATCTGTGCCTGCAGCCCATGAACCCCCCCGCCGCACGAGGCGGCGCATGCACCAGATGACGTTGGTGTTCTCGCTGGCCGGCTCGTGGACGTCGGGCATTCAGAGCATGGAGCCGAAGTCGGATCCGACTGTGGAGTAGGCGGGCATGGACTTGAGCTGTCGGGTGGTGAGCCCGGTCTTGATGGCGGGGGCGAAGATGTTGATGACCTCGGTGTACTCGGGGTCGAGCATGTGGCCGCTGATGACCGGTGTCGATGGCGGTGTCGACCAGCGTCAGTACGGGATCATGTTGGTTCAGCTGCGCGCATCAGCGACGTGTCCGGTCCGGGAGAAGCCCGCAGCCCCTGCCGCGAGCAGCAACGCGCCGCCGAGGTAGTAGACGGCCGTAATGCCGACGGCATCTGTGAGGACGCCGCCGACGGCGAGGGACATCAGGCGCCCCAGCTGCCATATGGCGTCGAAGCTCGCGAACACCCGCCCCCGGGTGGCCGGAGTCGTCTCGGCCTGCAGCAGCGAGTTGAACGTCACCATGCCGGTGGAGGTGCCCAGGCCGTAGACCCCCAGCGCACCGACCGCCGCGGGGAAGGCTTGCACGGACGCCAAGATGAGATCCACGCCACCGCGCAGCACGAACGGGCCGAACACGAACGCCGGACGACGCGGATCGTCGGTGATTCGGGTGAGCAGCAACGGGCCGAGGGCAGCGCCCACTCCGATGCCGGCCAGCAACGTCCCGAACCCTTTCGGGCCGACGCCGAGGTGGTCGGTCGCCAGCACGATCAGCAAGGCGGAGGTCGCCCCGGCGGACAGCGCCGCCAGCAGCTGGATCGTCGCGAGCAGCCGCAGCAGCGGCGTGCCGGTGATGATCCCGACCCCCTCGACGGCACGTCGCCACCAGCCGCGCTTGTCCGCCGCGGCCTCCGCTGCCACGGGGACGGCCACGACTAGGCCGATGAGCACGACGGCCGAGACGGCGTAGGTCGCGGCGTTGAGCAGGAACGCGGGGGTCACGCCGAGGACGGCCACCATCCCACCGGCCAAGGGCGCCAGGACGATCTGAGAGACCACCGCAGCGGTCCACAGCCCGGAGTTGCCGGCGATGAGCTCGTCCTCCTCCAAGATGGCCGGCACGACGCTCTGTGACGCCGGGTTGAAGAACACCGCGCCGGCGGACAGGCCGAACGCGATCATGTAGACAGTCACGACCGATCCGGCGACGAACGGCAGCAGCAGGGCCAGAGCCATCCGCCACACATCCGCAGCGATCATCACCTTCACGGCAGGGAGCCGGTCGATGACGGCGCCGGCCAGTGGCGCCAGCAGCAGCACGGGGATGATCTCGGCCACCACGACGCCGGTGACGCCCAGTCCGGACCCCGTCAGCTGGAACACCAGGACGGCCAGCGCGACGGTGTTGAACACGTCGCCCCACCGCGACACCGTCTGCGCCGTCCACAACCGTCGGTAGGCCGGCCGGACCAGCACGGCACGCAGGCCCCTGCGAGCGCCAGCAGTCCCGCCGTCGTCCTCGGTCATCCCGCTGAGCCTTGCCCGTCGAGGGCATGCAGAGGCCGGTGTCGCGATCGGCTGCTCGACGGCTGCGTCACAGCATGGAGCCGAGGTCGGAGCCGACGGTGGGGTAGGCGGGGGTCATGGACTTGAGCTGTCGGGTGGTGAGGCCCAGCTTGATGGCGAGGGCGAAGATGTTGATGACCTCGGCGTACTCGGGGCCCAGCATGTGGGCGCCGATGATGGTGTCGCTGGCGGTGTTGATCAGGATCTTGGTGGCGGCGGCGGTCTCGCCGATGCGGTAGTTGGCGTACCAGCCGCTGGTGTCGCGGTAGCGGACGTCCAGATCGTCGCCGTAGGTGTCGCGGGCGTCGGCTTCCAGCGGACCCACACGCACCAACTCGGGGATGGTGAAGACACTGGTGGGCACGCCGTCGTAATCGGGGACGGTCGTCTGGCCCTTCAGCATGTTGGAGGCGGCGACCTTGCCCTCGAACACCGCCACTGGGGTCAGCGGCATCCCAGGGGTGTCGGCGGCATCGCCGGCGGCGTAGACGGCCGGGTTGGTGGTGCTCTGCAGATGCCCGCCGACGTGCACTCCCTGTGGCCCGTATGCGACACCGGCTGCGTCGAGGTCGAGGTCGTCCAGCAACGGGACCCGTCCGGCGCCGTGCACGACAAGGTCCACCTCGATGGTGTGCTCCTGCCCAGCGGTGTCCAGCGTCACCCGGTAGGCATCGCCGGTCGTCTCGACGGCAACCAGGGAGGTGTGGGTCTGAATCTCGATGCCGGCCTGGTGGCTGCGGCGGGTGAGGAGGTCGACCAGGTCGGGGTCGAAGCCCTTGAGCGGTCGTGCGCCGCGGTCGATGATCATGGGGCGGCTGCCGGCCCGTGCGGCGATGTGGGCGAACTCGAAGGACACGAACCCGCCACCGACGAACAGGATCCTGCCGGGCAGCCGGGGCAGGTCGAGGAACGCGGTGGAGTCGATCAGGTGCTCAGCACCGACGATGTCCAGCGGGCGGGGGCGGGCACCGGTGGCGATCAGCACATGCCGGGTGTCATAGCTGGCGCCGTTGATGGCCAGGGTGGTGGGGCCGGTGAAGGTGGCGCGGCCACGGAGAGTCTCCACGCCGTTGGAGGCAAGGCCGTCCTCCATCTGCTGGGGGACGGGCTCGGTGAAGCCGTGCTTGTGGCCCATCAGGTCGGCCCAGTTGATCGCCAGACCCTGCGGATCGATGCCCTTGCCGGCCAGCAGGCGAGCGCTGTCGATGATCTCGGCACCTCGGCGGAGGATCTTCTTCGGGTCGCATCCGCGCAGCGCGCAGGTGCCGCCGTAGGGCAGCTCATCGACGATCGCGACTCGCCAGCCGGCCGCAGCGCACTTGTTGGCCGCGTTCACGCCGGCCATGCCGGCGCCGATCACGACCAGGCCGTAGGCCGTCACGACCGCTCTCCAGCGGCGGTGAGCACGGCCCGCAGCTGGGCGAGCGTCGGCGAACCGGCGGGGCCGTCAGGTGTGACATACACGCGGCAGCTCAACCCGGCGGGGTCACCACCCTCGGCGAACGGGTCGTGCCCGTCGACCATCAACGTCGGTGAACCGAGGAACCCGACGGCCTCGGCTTCCTCCGCCGTCGTCACAGTCTGTCGACTCACCTCCAGATCCAGCTCACCGGCGAGGGTGTCCAGCCGGTCGGCCATCGTCTGCCAGTTCGGGCAGCCATCGAAGTACAGCAGGGTCAAATCCATGTGCGTCGCTCCGGTTTCGGGTCATCGACGACCGACCGTAGGCCTTGCCCTACGGTGGAAGGTCAAGGGGTCAGGTTCGAACGGAAGGCGTCAGGCGATGTTGATCGGCATGGTGGCGCAGACAACCGGTGTGACCACCAAGGCGCTGCGGTTCTGGGAGGCCAACGGCCTGCTGCATCCGCCTGCGCGCACCGCTGGCGGCTACCGCGACTATCCCCACGACGTGGTCGACCGCATCACGTTCATCCTCGCCGCACAGGCTGCAGGTCTGCCGTTGCGCCAGATCCGCGAGATCCTGGCGATCCGCGACGACGGACAGCCGCCGTGCGGCCACACCGCCGAGCTGGTCGATCAGCGCCTGGCCGACATTGAGCAGCGGATGTCAGAGCTGGAGCGGATGCGGACCGTGCTCCAGCAGGTCCGCAAGCGCCTCGATGCCTTGGACTCCACCGACTGCGGCGGCGCCGCGATCTGTTCGGCCATACTCCCTGACCCCTCCACGACGGCGCGCCTCGGCTCCGCTTACGGGCGATGATTGCACCGGCTCCGGTTCGGAGACTGGCTGCAGCAGCAGGCGGTTGGCGTCACAAACGGACGAAGTGTCACGATGAGACTGGCAGTGACACGTCCATGGATGGCACAGCAGGAGGGAAGGTCAGTTCGCCACCACGGGCAAGCTG is from Euzebya sp. and encodes:
- a CDS encoding MFS transporter, with translation MTEDDGGTAGARRGLRAVLVRPAYRRLWTAQTVSRWGDVFNTVALAVLVFQLTGSGLGVTGVVVAEIIPVLLLAPLAGAVIDRLPAVKVMIAADVWRMALALLLPFVAGSVVTVYMIAFGLSAGAVFFNPASQSVVPAILEEDELIAGNSGLWTAAVVSQIVLAPLAGGMVAVLGVTPAFLLNAATYAVSAVVLIGLVVAVPVAAEAAADKRGWWRRAVEGVGIITGTPLLRLLATIQLLAALSAGATSALLIVLATDHLGVGPKGFGTLLAGIGVGAALGPLLLTRITDDPRRPAFVFGPFVLRGGVDLILASVQAFPAAVGALGVYGLGTSTGMVTFNSLLQAETTPATRGRVFASFDAIWQLGRLMSLAVGGVLTDAVGITAVYYLGGALLLAAGAAGFSRTGHVADARS
- a CDS encoding NAD(P)/FAD-dependent oxidoreductase — its product is MAGVNAANKCAAAGWRVAIVDELPYGGTCALRGCDPKKILRRGAEIIDSARLLAGKGIDPQGLAINWADLMGHKHGFTEPVPQQMEDGLASNGVETLRGRATFTGPTTLAINGASYDTRHVLIATGARPRPLDIVGAEHLIDSTAFLDLPRLPGRILFVGGGFVSFEFAHIAARAGSRPMIIDRGARPLKGFDPDLVDLLTRRSHQAGIEIQTHTSLVAVETTGDAYRVTLDTAGQEHTIEVDLVVHGAGRVPLLDDLDLDAAGVAYGPQGVHVGGHLQSTTNPAVYAAGDAADTPGMPLTPVAVFEGKVAASNMLKGQTTVPDYDGVPTSVFTIPELVRVGPLEADARDTYGDDLDVRYRDTSGWYANYRIGETAAATKILINTASDTIIGAHMLGPEYAEVINIFALAIKLGLTTRQLKSMTPAYPTVGSDLGSML
- a CDS encoding thioredoxin family protein; amino-acid sequence: MDLTLLYFDGCPNWQTMADRLDTLAGELDLEVSRQTVTTAEEAEAVGFLGSPTLMVDGHDPFAEGGDPAGLSCRVYVTPDGPAGSPTLAQLRAVLTAAGERS
- a CDS encoding heavy metal-responsive transcriptional regulator, yielding MLIGMVAQTTGVTTKALRFWEANGLLHPPARTAGGYRDYPHDVVDRITFILAAQAAGLPLRQIREILAIRDDGQPPCGHTAELVDQRLADIEQRMSELERMRTVLQQVRKRLDALDSTDCGGAAICSAILPDPSTTARLGSAYGR